The Mycolicibacterium flavescens genomic interval TCCCCCGTTGCCGACCGCGACGACGTACCAGACCCGCGGGCGCTGAGCCCATCGCTGGATCGCCCGTGCACAGGCGATGAACGCGGCGGACACCCAGGTGCAGTGCAACGCGAGAAGCAGGGTGGGCGGCGAGACGTTCGACAGGTGCTCGGTTCCGGTGACGACGAGCGACACCTCGTAGGGCCCGACCATCGCCAGCACTGTCTGCGCGACGAGCGCACCGGCCCCCACCGCGAGCGCGACGCGCTGGCTGATCAACCGTCGCGCGTACCCGACGCCCAGCGCGATCGGGATGAGCCAGACGATGACGAAGTTCGCGACCCCGGCCATCGGAGCACCGACCGAGAGTCGGATGGTGTCGACGGCGGTGGCCGCGGCCAGCAGACCCGCCACCAAGACCGCGAGCTGGCGGCCCGTCGACAACCGGGTCAGAGCGGGGACGAAGGCGAGCACTACCAGGTACACGCCCAGGAACCACAGCAGCGCGACGGACTCGCGACCGAGGTCTGCGGCGGAATCCGGGCCGAGGGTGAGTCGCACGGCGAGCAGTCCGACCGTCCAGGCCGCGAGATACCAGAAGACAGGGCGGCACAAGCGCTGCGCGCGCGCGACCAGCCAGGTGCCCCACGACTTGCCTGCATGCCAGCCGTATGCCCCCGCTGCGCCTCCGGCGAGGAAGAACAGGGGCATGACCTGCACGATCCACGTCACCGGCATGAGTGCGGGAATCTCCCCGAGGATGTTGCCGATTCGGACGCCGCCGGAGTTGATGGTTGCCAGCAGCAGCGCGCAGTGGCCGAACATGACCACGATGAGCGCGGCCAGGCGGGCGACGTCGACGGCGCGGTCGCGGGTCGGCGGGGTGTCGGCGGCCAGTTCGTCGGCGCCGGACAGGGGTTTCGTGAGCGACATGCGTTCAGAATGCCCCGCGGGCCGCGGCACTGCTTGAGTAGTACTACGTGTGGTCCGTTCCGAGCAACGCGCAGTACGCACGTTCACGATCCGTGAGTGCTGGCGAGGTGATCGCGCCAAAAGCGGCGGCATCGCGGGCGATCCGAGCCGGCGCGTCTTCCCGCGCGTCGGGGCCCTCGAGGCGAAAGCAGCTCGGCGCGAGAGGCCCGAACAGCAAGGCGCGGCGAAGTTCGCGCCAGTTCTCCACCGCCGGTTCCACCCCCGCTGCCCGGGCGAACGCCAACGCCGCCAGGTTCATCCGCGTTTTCTGTGGCAGGCCTCGGCGCGAGCGGTACGCCTCGATCGCACGGCATTGGTCAGCGGCGCTCGGAGCCGGGATGGTCCCGCCCCAGGTGTAGGCGATCCAGCGGGCCTGCAACTCCAGCGGCACGAAGTATCCGCCGGACTGATCCCACATCCCCATGAACGCCAAGCCGGGGAGGTCGGGATGGAAGGTATGGCGATCGGTGTCGAGATGAACGTCGTCCGCATCGAGGACTGTTTGGATCTCGTTGTGCAAGAAGGGCATCGAGAGTTGGAATCCGGTGCCGAGCAGGATGCCTTCGAACTGCTCGGCATGCCCGTCGGCGAAGGTCACGGTCGTACCGGCCACCGATGTCATCCACGGGCGCACCTCGATCCGGCCCTCGCCCACCAGCGGCAGGTAATGCTGGCTCAGCGTGACGCCGGCGGCGAACAGCGAGGGATCGGGTGCCGGGGCGCCGTACTGCTGTGGCATTCCTCCGGCTTCGACGACGATCTCCTTGAGTTGACGGTCGCTCTCGGCGGAAGGCAGTTTCTCGTCGGCCAGCGCCAGGTACCGGGTGAAGATCCGGTGGTCGGACGGAACACCCGCGGCGAATTTCGGTAGTACGTAGCGCTGACGGCGCTGGGTGACCACAGCGCGTGCGCCCCGCTGGGCCAGTTCGGCGGCGATCTCCAACGCGCTGACAGCACATCCGGCCACCAGGACACGCTTGTCGCAGTAGGGCGTGGCATCCCGATAGTCGAATGTTGGTACGGCACCGAGGGAGCGGGTAAAGCCGTGCAACCCATCGACAGCTGGGACAACGGGCGACTGAAACCGCCCGGTGGCCACGACGACGCACTTGTAGCTTTCTTCTTCGCCCGGGATGCCGACCAGCCAGCGACCGTCGTCGTGCCGGACGCTGGTCACCGGAGTCAGGAACCGGATTCGTCGTGACAGATCGAACGTCTCGGCATAGCGCGGAGGTAACGAAGGATCTCGAGCGCGGACGGGAAGACGGGGCCTTGGCCGGGGTCGAGGTCGCTGAACGCGGTGAGGATGCGGCTTGTGTTGGTGTGCATGGCCGGCCACACCCCGCTGCGGCCCCGCTCCCCGGTCCACTGCCCACCCAGGGTGGCGCCGCGCTCATAGATCGTCGGCTCGAATCCCTGGGCGATCAGCCAGCGCGCGGCGACGAGCCCGCCGGGGCCCGCACCGATGACCGCAACGTCACCGGCCACTGCGCGTTCCAGGGCGCAGCGCGCCGCCACACTTCGGCATGCGGCGAATGTACTGCGGATGTGTGCCCGTCCATGCCGATCGCGCATTGAATCGGCCCGCCACCGTGAGGTGACGGGCCGATTATTGAGCGGGGTTCAGGGCAGCCGGGTGAGCACCGGGAGCTTGCCGGCTGGCAGCGCCGGGCGCACGCTGGCCGGGTTGCGCTGCGGCGCGGTGGTGATGACGATCTTGCCGCCGCGGCAGGAGACGAGCTTGCCGTCGACGAAGACGTCCTGTCCGTCGTCGATCGGAATGGGGTAGCCGTCGGCGTCGGTGTAGGTGCATCCACCACTGCCGGGGGTGGGCTCGTTGTCGACAGCGTGGGCCGTCGCCGGCGCGAAGACGAAGACGGCGAGGGCGCCGATGAGGGTGGCGGCGTACTGGATACGGGTCGGGCGGCGGGTGATGGTGGTCATGTCGTGATCCTCTCGGGGGCGGTGCGGAGTGGGGGTGGTGAAAGAAATGATTGCGAGTCGACCAGGGGCCGCGTAATCGCCGCGAGGCCAGGATCCGTTCAAGTGAGGGGAGGGTTTTCTATCTCTGTGGTAAGGCCGGCGGTCAGCACCTGCTTACGATTGAGACAATCTGGCGGACAATGCCTGTCGTAAGTTGCGTGGCAGCGAATTCAGGTGGGTATACGAGGCCAAAATGTCCACCTGCGAAAGGCGACAACGATGGCAGAGCCCGAGTCCGGCCAGTGGAACGTCGCGGCCAAGGAGAACAGGGTCTACCTCGAACGGGCCAACGACGATGGCGAGTTGTTGTTCGGTGACTCTCTCGAGCCGCATGAAGCGCGCCAGCTGGCACGGGCGCTGACGAAATTCGCAGACAAGCTCGACGACTCCCCCCGATCCAGCGATGAAGACGACTCCGACGAGAAGTCCGACGACGAATCGGAGGACGACGACGATGACGATGACGACGAGTCCGACGGCTCGGATGATGGCGACGACGACTCGGACAAATCCGACGACGAAAAATCCGACTGAGCCCGCCCCGGCTATCGAATCCCATTCTCTGACAACGGCTGCGGCACGCACCGCAGCCTGAGTCCCCGCGCGGGGTCAACCCTCGGCTGCGTCTCGCCCCGTGCGCGACGCACCAATCGTTATCAGAAGCAGCGTCCATCGTTACGGAAAACACCGCACGCCCTCTTCACGCCGACGGCCAAGCTGCTGCACCATATCTTCACGGGCTGCGATGCTGGGGGCATCGCTCGCGCGCAGATCGGTTGGAGACGGCTGCGATGGGGAGGAACACATGCGCCAACCAGCGGCGGCACTCGGTGCCGCGATTGTCTGTCTTCTGGTCGCCGGGTGTGCCAGCTCGGTCGGCAACGCGGTGGCGCCGACGCCCACCCAGACGTTGATCCCGCGTCCCCTGGTGGAGCGCGAGCTGG includes:
- a CDS encoding putative flavoprotein involved in K+ transport, coding for MAGDVAVIGAGPGGLVAARWLIAQGFEPTIYERGATLGGQWTGERGRSGVWPAMHTNTSRILTAFSDLDPGQGPVFPSALEILRYLRAMPRRSICHDESGS
- a CDS encoding acyltransferase family protein; the protein is MSLTKPLSGADELAADTPPTRDRAVDVARLAALIVVMFGHCALLLATINSGGVRIGNILGEIPALMPVTWIVQVMPLFFLAGGAAGAYGWHAGKSWGTWLVARAQRLCRPVFWYLAAWTVGLLAVRLTLGPDSAADLGRESVALLWFLGVYLVVLAFVPALTRLSTGRQLAVLVAGLLAAATAVDTIRLSVGAPMAGVANFVIVWLIPIALGVGYARRLISQRVALAVGAGALVAQTVLAMVGPYEVSLVVTGTEHLSNVSPPTLLLALHCTWVSAAFIACARAIQRWAQRPRVWYVVAVGNGGAMTLYLWHIVAIAIAAFSLHAIGLDAYDVDAPHFWALLALRAAVFAVVMFALFRLLSPLEHRRLPWWDAPVGATGARSVAAGVLIVLAGVAMVLLAKNGLTGTFGWTMLGCSTASAVSARAMARA
- a CDS encoding putative flavoprotein involved in K+ transport, which translates into the protein MTSVRHDDGRWLVGIPGEEESYKCVVVATGRFQSPVVPAVDGLHGFTRSLGAVPTFDYRDATPYCDKRVLVAGCAVSALEIAAELAQRGARAVVTQRRQRYVLPKFAAGVPSDHRIFTRYLALADEKLPSAESDRQLKEIVVEAGGMPQQYGAPAPDPSLFAAGVTLSQHYLPLVGEGRIEVRPWMTSVAGTTVTFADGHAEQFEGILLGTGFQLSMPFLHNEIQTVLDADDVHLDTDRHTFHPDLPGLAFMGMWDQSGGYFVPLELQARWIAYTWGGTIPAPSAADQCRAIEAYRSRRGLPQKTRMNLAALAFARAAGVEPAVENWRELRRALLFGPLAPSCFRLEGPDAREDAPARIARDAAAFGAITSPALTDRERAYCALLGTDHT